The DNA region TGAATATCATGTATATTCCCGGATCGGAGGAACTGGTAATCTTCATCTGCGCCTTCATTGGTGCCTTGATTGGTTTTCTGTGGTACAATGCGTATCCGGCACAGGTATTCATGGGTGATACGGGTAGTTTAACCATTGGCGGTATCATCGCCGTATTTGCCATCATCATACACAAAGAATTGCTGATACCCATTCTTTGCGGTGTATTCCTGCTGGAAAACCTATCCGTCATTTTACAACGGTTCTATTACAAAGCCGGAAAACGGAAAGGAGTAAAACAAAGGCTGTTCAAACGAACACCTATTCACGACCACTTCCGTACCTCCATGAGCCTGATAGAACCGGGCTGTACGGTGAAGTTTACAACGCCGACCAAGCTGTTCCATGAGTCAAAAATTACGGTCCGTTTCTGGATTGTGACAATTGTACTGGCCGCAATAACGATTATTACATTAAAGATAAGATAACAAATGAATGAAGAATTAGGAATGAAGAATGAAGAATCAGGCTGCGCACTATTGCGCCGCATAGCAATTCTTCATTCTTAATTCTTCATTCTTAATTTAAAACAGCATGAGTAGAATTGTAGTATTAGGAGCCGGAGAGAGTGGTGCAGGTGCTGCCGTACTCGCCAAAGTGAAGGGATTCGACACATTCGTATCCGACATGTCCGCCATTAAAGACAAATATAAAGAAGTGCTGGACAGGTACGACATCTCCTGGGAAGAAGGACAACACACAGAAGAGTTGATTTTAAGCGCCGATGAAGTGGTGAAAAGTCCCGGTATCCCCAACGATGCTCCGATGATATTGAAACTGAAAGCGCAAGGAACGCCTGTCATCTCTGAGATAGAGTTTGCAGGACGCTATACCAATGCAAAAATGATATGTATTACCGGTTCAAACGGTAAGACCACTACTACCTCACTCATTTATCACATTTTCAAGAGTGCAGGTCTGAATGTAGGATTGGCAGGCAACATTGGCAAGAGCCTAGCTTTGCAGGTGGCCACGGATCAACATGATTACTACGTGATTGAACTCAGTTCTTTCCAGTTGGATAACATGTATAAGTTCCGCGCTAATATTGCCGTGCTGATGAATATTACGCCCGACCACCTGGACCGCTACAATCACTGCATGCAGAACTATGTGGATGCAAAGTTCCGTATCACGCAGAACCAGACACCGGAAGATGCTTTCATTTTCTGGAATGACGACCCCATCATCAAACGCGAATTGGACAAACACGGGTTATGCGCCCACCTTTATCCATTCTCCGCAGTGAAAGAAGATGGAGCCATAGCCTACGTAGAAGACGGTGAAGTGGAAATCAACGAACCCATCGCCTTCAACATGGAACAGGAAAAATTGGCTTTACAAGGCACACATAACTTATACAATTCTCTCGCCGCAGGCATCTCCGCCAACCTCGCCGGAATAGAGAAAGAATATATTCGCCGGGCTTTGTCCGACTTCAAAGGCGTAGAACACCGCCTTGAAAAGGTAGCCACAGTGCGCGGTGTAGAGTTTATCAACGACTCTAAAGCTACCAACGTAAATTCCTGCTGGTATGCTTTGCAGAGCATGAAAACGAAAACGGTCCTGATACTGGGCGGAAAAGATAAAGGCAACGACTATACAGAGATTGAAGACCTGGTGCGCGAGAAATGCTCCGCCCTGGTTTACCTGGGATTGCATAACGAAAAGTTGCACGATTTCTTCGACCGCATGGGATTGCCCGTTGCCGATGTACAGACCGGTATGAAAGATGCCGTAGACGCCGCTTTCCGTTTAGCGAAAAAAGGCGAAACGGTATTGCTGAGTCCTTGTTGTGCGAGCTTTGACCTCTTCAACAGTTATGAAGACCGGGGCGACCAGTTCAAGGAATACGTAAGAGCATTATGACCGTACCCGGGATAAAAAGACGGTCGCACATCGTGAGAAAAGCAAGCGTATATGAGCGCTTTCATTCTTTAATTATTAACTATTAATTTGCGAAGCATTGGACTTACTCAGAAGCATATTCAAAGGTGACAAGGTAATCTGGATCATATTCCTTTTCCTTTGCCTCATTTCTATCGTAGAGGTGTTCAGCGCCGCGTCTACACTGACGTACAAGAGCGGCGACCACTGGGGGCCTATTACACAGCACAGCATCATCCTGATGGTGGGCGCTGTAGTAGTGGTGTTTATGCACAATATTCCCTATAAGTGGTTTCAGGTATTCCCTGTGTTCCTGCTTCCCTTGTCCGTAGTATTACTGGGTCTCGTTATGATGATGGAACGCATCAACGGCGCTGCACGCTGGATGACCTTCATGGGTATCCAGTTCCAGCCTTCGGAAGTGGCAAAAATGGCCGTGATCATCGTCACTGCCTTTATCCTCTCCAAGGGACAGGATGAAGACGGGGCCAGCCCGAAAGCCTTTAAGCGTATCATGATTATCACAGGAGTTGTCTGCCTGCTGATTGCACCGGAGAACCTTTCGACAGCAGCTTTACTTTTCGGAGTGGTTTTTCTGATGATGTTCATCGGACGGGTGGCAATGAAAAAACTGTTGATACTGTTCGGTGGCTTGGCAGGAGTGGCAATCGTAAGCGTAGCATTTCTGGTACTGACCAAGAATAGCGATTTACCGTTCCTGCACCGTTTTGACACATGGCGTGCCCGTATAGAGAAATTCACAGATGACACAGAAGTGCCTGCCGCCAAATTCGATATTGACAAAGATGCCCAGATAGCCCACGCCCGTATCGCCGTAGCCACAAGCAACGTTGTAGGTAGAGGACCGGGCAACTCAGTACAGCGCGACTTCCTGAGCCAGGCATTCTCTGACTTTATCTTTGCCATCATTGTGGAAGAATTGGGATTGATAGGCGGGGCTTTCGTCGTGTTCCTCTACGTCTGCCTACTGATACGAGTGGGGCGTATAGCGAAGAAGTGCGACCGCACGTTTCCGGCCTTCCTTATCATAGGAATTGCGCTGCTGCTTGTATCGCAAGCCGTATTCAACATGATGGTAGCAGTAGGATTGGCACCGGTCACCGGGCAACCGCTGCCACTTATCAGTAAAGGTGGTACCTCCACACTTATCAACTGCGCCTACATCGGCATGATATTGAGTGTGAGTCGCTATACCGCCAAATTGGAAGAGATTAAAGAACATGACGCACAGATACCGATGCAAGTGAAAGCTGCTGTTGAAGAAGGATATAGCGAGATACAAACAGCGGCTGAACCAACAGCAAAGGTGCTGAATAGTGATGCAGAATTCGAGTAAGAGCATAGAAGAGTATGAATAAAGATATAAATAAGAGCCATAGTGGAGAAGCTCCCCGCATTATCATAAGCGGTGGAGGTACAGGGGGACATATATTTCCCGCAGTATCCATTGCCAATGCCATCAAGGAACTACGCCCCGATGCAGAAATCCTCTTTGTAGGCGCGGAAGGACGGATGGAAATGCAACGTGTACCCGATGCAGGATACAAAATCATCGGTTTACCCGTGGCAGGTTTCGACCGTAAACGTTTATGGAAAAACTTTGCAGTGATTATAAAGTTACTCCGTAGCCAGTTGAAGGCACGCCGCATACTGAAAGAGTTTCATCCTCAGGTAGCGGTAGGTGTAGGTGGTTATGCCAGTGGCCCTACGTTAAAAGTAGCAGGTATGATGGGAGTGCCTACTTTGATACAAGAACAGAACTCTTATGCAGGCGTAACAAATAAGCTGCTGGCACAAAAAGCCTGCAAGATTTGTGTAGCGTATGACGGAATGGAAAAGTTCTTTCCCGCGGATAAGATTATTATGACAGGGAATCCGGTTCGACAGAATCTGTTAGCCAATAAGCAGAGTCGCGAAGCTGCCGTGACTTCTTTCGGTTTCAATCCGGAGAAGAAAACAATATTGATACTGGGTGGCAGTCTTGGAGCGCGTACTATAAACCAGACGCTGATTGCCGCACTGGATACAATCAAAGCATACGGTGACATTC from Bacteroides sp. MSB163 includes:
- the murD gene encoding UDP-N-acetylmuramoyl-L-alanine--D-glutamate ligase, whose translation is MSRIVVLGAGESGAGAAVLAKVKGFDTFVSDMSAIKDKYKEVLDRYDISWEEGQHTEELILSADEVVKSPGIPNDAPMILKLKAQGTPVISEIEFAGRYTNAKMICITGSNGKTTTTSLIYHIFKSAGLNVGLAGNIGKSLALQVATDQHDYYVIELSSFQLDNMYKFRANIAVLMNITPDHLDRYNHCMQNYVDAKFRITQNQTPEDAFIFWNDDPIIKRELDKHGLCAHLYPFSAVKEDGAIAYVEDGEVEINEPIAFNMEQEKLALQGTHNLYNSLAAGISANLAGIEKEYIRRALSDFKGVEHRLEKVATVRGVEFINDSKATNVNSCWYALQSMKTKTVLILGGKDKGNDYTEIEDLVREKCSALVYLGLHNEKLHDFFDRMGLPVADVQTGMKDAVDAAFRLAKKGETVLLSPCCASFDLFNSYEDRGDQFKEYVRAL
- a CDS encoding FtsW/RodA/SpoVE family cell cycle protein, with protein sequence MDLLRSIFKGDKVIWIIFLFLCLISIVEVFSAASTLTYKSGDHWGPITQHSIILMVGAVVVVFMHNIPYKWFQVFPVFLLPLSVVLLGLVMMMERINGAARWMTFMGIQFQPSEVAKMAVIIVTAFILSKGQDEDGASPKAFKRIMIITGVVCLLIAPENLSTAALLFGVVFLMMFIGRVAMKKLLILFGGLAGVAIVSVAFLVLTKNSDLPFLHRFDTWRARIEKFTDDTEVPAAKFDIDKDAQIAHARIAVATSNVVGRGPGNSVQRDFLSQAFSDFIFAIIVEELGLIGGAFVVFLYVCLLIRVGRIAKKCDRTFPAFLIIGIALLLVSQAVFNMMVAVGLAPVTGQPLPLISKGGTSTLINCAYIGMILSVSRYTAKLEEIKEHDAQIPMQVKAAVEEGYSEIQTAAEPTAKVLNSDAEFE
- the murG gene encoding undecaprenyldiphospho-muramoylpentapeptide beta-N-acetylglucosaminyltransferase yields the protein MNKDINKSHSGEAPRIIISGGGTGGHIFPAVSIANAIKELRPDAEILFVGAEGRMEMQRVPDAGYKIIGLPVAGFDRKRLWKNFAVIIKLLRSQLKARRILKEFHPQVAVGVGGYASGPTLKVAGMMGVPTLIQEQNSYAGVTNKLLAQKACKICVAYDGMEKFFPADKIIMTGNPVRQNLLANKQSREAAVTSFGFNPEKKTILILGGSLGARTINQTLIAALDTIKAYGDIQFIWQTGKIYIQQVKDAITTTTGEAVRNPRISAIPNLYVTDFIKDMASAYAATDLVISRAGAGSISEFCLLNKPVILVPSPNVAEDHQTKNALALVNKEAAIYVKDADAMKNLIPVALETVADVGKLKTLSENIAKLALPDSATIIAKEVLKLISKP